CTGCAAGGCTTTTTAGTTCATCCCCTCTCGAGTAAATCAAAACCGTACTTAAGGAATTTACTCGGTTCCGGATTTCGTTCGTCACTGTATTTATTTTGTAAAGATTGCCTGTAAGTACAACCGCATCCACTTTCCCCTCAAATACTGCAGCCATGGAATATATCTCTTTGCTGATTTGTTATCCCATGTCTCTCAGCACAAGTTCGGCTTCAGTGTCACCCCGGAGATGCTATCCTCAACGGCGGCAATATCATGGGTACCTAAATACGAATGGATACCACCTTGCCCGAAGAGTTTGTGGGTTATCTCTTTCCGAGTTTCTTGGCCTGATTTTCGGTTTCCTGAAAATTCCTATATATTAATTTTTCTCTCAGGGTTCGCTCAAGAATAAATTTACATTTTAGGGTGCCGAGGCGCCCGCATTACAAGGCGATAGGAGGGCGAATAGCTGTAATTTATACGAGACGATACAGTCGTAGTTCTCCCATCTTTTGGGACGTAATGTTTTTTTCTTTCTCAAGCATTTCCAAATGACCACAGATGCTATATAAACACAAAAAAATATTAGTCGTTGAAAGAGATGGGAATACCTGCTCAGCAATGTCGAAGGGCGTGCTCCATCTACTTTTTCTGCAGCCATTTTGTTTGGAACGAAAAGCCCGCAGAATGTCCTCACGTTGTCTTAGATGGTGAACCAGTATTCGAACAACATGCTTTTTGTGATTTCCAAAACAGGGGCCGTGACCCGGTAAAATTCGTTTTAGCGGCATGGATTTAATCCGCTCAAGTGAAGTTTGATATCTTTCCAAACATCCGCACCCGTTCAAGCTTGCAGAAACAAACGGTTCCGGCAGGGAAATCGGACTTATTTTTTCTAAAAGGGTGTCGCCTGAAAAAAGAAAACCTTGCGCTCGGTCAAAAAGGCAGATGGAACCGGCGGTGTGCCCGGGAGTATGCACCACTTCCAGTTGAAAATCATCAAATCTTAATACTTCATCACCGTTAAGAATATTTTC
This genomic window from Thermodesulfobacteriota bacterium contains:
- a CDS encoding MBL fold metallo-hydrolase, with translation MMTTIYRIEIPVPLPVRVTNCYYIKDSIPTLVDAGINTRKGLQVVRSDIEKAGGSLSGIRRIVLTHCHIDHMGLAGKITEISGADVYLHELDRNIIIGGTVEQINQKREEFFRFFISTGVPDNLFETSIEAMLCRYRKFVCPLFRENILNGDEVLRFDDFQLEVVHTPGHTAGSICLFDRAQGFLFSGDTLLEKISPISLPEPFVSASLNGCGCLERYQTSLERIKSMPLKRILPGHGPCFGNHKKHVVRILVHHLRQREDILRAFRSKQNGCRKSRWSTPFDIAEQVFPSLSTTNIFLCLYSICGHLEMLEKEKNITSQKMGELRLYRLV